From a single Cotesia glomerata isolate CgM1 linkage group LG6, MPM_Cglom_v2.3, whole genome shotgun sequence genomic region:
- the LOC123267321 gene encoding uncharacterized protein LOC123267321: MSIHFGCTNETSFTAVYIFRTDSLSAQVLLATALVQVSPHHGNPITARVLIDQGSELSFMRQTLFKKLGQPLQRDMVMLKGIGNVSAGSSLGVSTIELHLQCTPASMHVSMHILLTLTVDLPSLVIADPKWPHLENLQLADPHYLQPRPVDIILGASPTAQIMNAEIKRGPRNAPIAQSTTLDTELQDAIAKFWKQKEVPSGNSPLNTAEEDECEIHFRQTHYRQPDGRYVVRLPLKAPESHLGDSINAAMGSLRRLITRLSREREYSDMYRAFMAEYIQLGHMVRVPVNELPANAYFLPHHGVLKLDSATTKLRTVFNGFCATSTGISLNDIIHAGPKTQIDIFDVMLRIRCNKILFATDITKMFRQIEVDSLDWPLQCILWIDENDLIDAYCLKTVTYETASAPFDAVRVLIQLVKDEGHRFPLAVAPMLKTRYVDDIYGGADNEEDAIKAAVQTKALCAAGCFPLAKWASNSPRLLAEVAPENQLDTPLKEISDAPVKVLGIYWNSRTDALQFNCMMLGLLAPIVVKAKIFMQDLWLDRVSWDEQLSPSLIHKWTGYREDLRNIESIRIPRWNNIAPGATMELHGFSDALKNAMAAAVYLRVTDADGNTFVFKNASSTAEDHDNSTLGIICCMAAYTTDTSCQGRKQNPADCASRGIPTLKLKQHALWWHGPTWLHEPESSWPTLEPPTDNATHREERQGLTLVTWKAENCLLQQLVSHYTQLFPLLRKLSIWHRAIDRFKRVPQSSLAYPLTPSDLERAKLTLIKFTQGHYFAKEIHTLQDGDGLPKNNSITKLTPFIDHQGVLRVGGRLKNALLDPEERHPAILPRQSPLTSILIDDSHRKTLHGGTQLTLADLRKSVWIIGGRVPVRSFILRCVICTRHRGERAQQLMGQLPAARLQPTRAFLHTGLDYAGPITLKTFQGHGAKTYKGWIAVFVCMFSSAVHLELVTDYTAAAFIAASLVAEVSATRYIQTVEPIFCDNDIDNDENDTSNKLSDKNNESDDIEDKTGSNKSFQEKLRQWTLKNLNSLQLNVIAELLLLLREEGHPELPKTTQALLKTKSACTKFSQSTYVCESLY, translated from the exons TTTTGATTGATCAAGGCTCAGAGCTCTCATTTATGAGACAGACGCTCTTCAAGAAGCTTGGACAACCGCTACAACGCGACATGGTCATGCTCAAGGGCATTGGCAATGTCTCCGCAGGAAGTTCACTAGGTGTGAGCACAATTGAACTTCATTTGCAGTGTACACCCGCTTCAATGCATGTCAGCATGCATATTCTACTAACACTGACTGTAGATCTTCCATCGCTCGTGATCGCTGATCCGAAATGGCCGCATCTGGAGAATCTCCAACTAGCTGACCCGCATTATCTACAGCCACGACCTGTAGATATTATTCTAGGTGCATCACCAACCGCACAAATCATGAACGCAGAGATTAAACGGGGACCTCGCAATGCTCCTATTGCACAATCCACCACGCTTG ATACAGAATTACAAGACGCTATCGCTAAGTTTTGGAAACAGAAAGAGGTTCCATCAGGAAATTCACCGCTCAACACCGCTGAAGAAGACGAATGTGAAATTCACTTTCGTCAAACGCATTATCGACAGCCTGATGGACGCTACGTAGTGAGATTACCGCTTAAAGCCCCCGAGAGTCATCTTGGCGACTCTATCAACGCAGCCATGGGGTCACTCCGCAGATTAATAACTCGCTTGTCGCGAGAAAGAGAATATTCTGATATGTATCGTGCATTCATGGCAGAATACATTCAACTAGGACACATGGTACGAGTACCAGTCAACGAATTGCCCGCAAACGCTTACTTCTTGCCTCACCATGGGGTATTGAAGCTTGATAGTGCCACTACGAAGCTCCGCACAGTGTTCAATGGTTTCTGTGCAACATCTACAGGAATTTCATTGAACGACATTATCCACGCAGGACCCAAAAcgcaaattgacatttttgacgTGATGTTGAGAATCCGCTGCAACAAAATTCTATTCGCTACTGACATCACCAAGATGTTCAGACAGATTGAGGTCGACTCGCTTGATTGGCCGCTTCAGTGCATTCTCTGGATAGATGAAAATGACTTAATAGACGCTTACTGTCTCAAGACAGTCACATATGAAACCGCTAGTGCACCTTTTGACGCAGTACGTGTGCTTATCCAACTAGTAAAGGATGAAGGACACCGCTTTCCGCTAGCTGTTGCTCCAATGTTGAAAACACGCTACGTAGATGACATCTACGGTGGAGCAGACAATGAAGAAGACGCTATCAAGGCTGCAGTACAAACAAAAGCTCTGTGTGCAGCAGGCTGCTTCCCGCTTGCCAAATGGGCTAGCAATAGCCCACGGTTACTCGCTGAAGTCGCTCCAGAAAATCAGCTGGATACACCGCTTAAAGAAATCAGTGATGCACCAGTAAAAGTCCTGGGCATATACTGGAATTCACGCACTGACGCTCTCCAGTTCAA CTGTATGATGCTAGGACTTCTCGCACCAATAGTCGTCAAAGCCAAGATCTTCATGCAAGATCTGTGGCTAGATAGAGTGTCATGGGACGAACAATTGTCACCATCACTCATTCACAAATGGACTGGATACCGCGAGGATCTTCGAAACATCGAATCCATCCGCATTCCACGCTGGAATAATATAGCACCTGGAGCAACTATGGAATTGCACGGGTTCTCAGATGCTTTGAAAAACGCTATGGCTGCCGCTGTTTATTTGAGAGTCACTGACGCTGATGGGAACACTTTTGTGTTCAAAAACGCAAGTAGCACCGCTGAAGACCATGACAATTCCACGCTTGGAATTATCTGCTGCATGGCTGCTTACACAACTGATACATCATGTCAAGGAA GAAAACAAAACCCCGCTGACTGCGCTTCAAGAGGTATACCTACGCTAAAACTGAAACAACACGCTCTCTGGTGGCATGGACCAACTTGGCTTCATGAACCAGAATCCTCTTGGCCCACTCTGGAGCCTCCAACCGACAACGCAACGCATCGAGAAGAACGCCAAGGTCTGACACTAGTAACTTGGAAAGCAGAAAATTGCCTGCTCCAACAATTAGTGTCGCATTACACGCAGCTGTTTCCACTGCTACGGAAACTCAGCATCTGGCATCGCGCCATCGACCGCTTTAAAAGAGTTCCACAATCTTCGCTGGCCTACCCGCTTACTCCATCAGACCTGGAGCGCGCTAAATTGACCTTGATAAAGTTCACTCAAGGACATTACTTCGCTAAAGAGATTCACACGCTGCAAGATGGTGATGGTCTGCCTAAAAATAACAGCATCACTAAGCTGACTCCGTTCATCGACCATCAGGGGGTCCTGAGAGTCGGTGGTCGCTTGAAAAACGCATTGCTGGACCCAGAAGAGAGGCATCCAGCGATTCTACCGCGACAATCACCGCTTACTTCAATTTTGATTGATGATTCGCACCGCAAAACGCTTCACGGAGGTACTCAGCTTACACTCGCTGATTTACGTAAGAGTGTCTGGATCATTGGAGGCCGTGTTCCAGTcagatcatttattttacgctGCGTTATCTGCACGAGACACCGTGGAGAACGCGCTCAACAGTTGATGGGTCAACTACCCGCCGCACGACTACAGCCAACTCGAGCCTTCTTGCATACAGGACTCGACTACGCTGGACCTATCACGCTGAAAACGTTTCAAGGACATGGAGCAAAAACATACAAAGGCTGGATTGCAGTCTTTGTATGCATGTTCAGTTCAGCTGTACATCTAGAGCTAGTAACTGACTACACCGCTGCCGCTTTCATCGCCGCTTCACTAGTCGCCGAGGTATCTGCCACACGATATATTCAGACTGTGGAACCAATTTT TTGTGACAatgatattgataatgatGAGAATGAtacaagtaataaattaagcgacaaaaataatgaaagtgATGACATTGAAGATAAAACTGgttcaaataaaagttttcaaGAAAAACTTCGACAGTggaccttaaaaaatttaaacagtcTTCAATTAAATGTAATTGCTGAACTTTTATTACTACTAAGAGAAGAAGGACATCCTGAGTTACCAAAAACGACACAAGCTTTGTTAAAGACCAAATCCGCGTGCACCAAGTTTTCTCAGTCAACGTATGTGTGTGAGTCGCTGTATTAG